CCGGGGACTCGGAGGGACCGCGGTACGGTACCTGCTCGCGCGGGCGATCCGGGGAGGGCGACCCCGGCCCGCTCGCTGCCTCTGCCACGTTTTcccgcccctcccgccccgccccgctccaCTCTGccgtcccccaccccccccccccccgctcctcGGGTCGACCAGATGGCCCCGAGAGAGCTCCGGGGCTGCTGTGGATGGGGAAGTGTTGGGGAGAGGTAGCCGGGCCGAGGTCCCGGGGAGCCCCCCCGAGGTTCGTGGATGGGCCCCGCTGCCGGGCGCCGTGATTTTTTTCGCCTGAAATGGGCCTTTTTTACCACCAGATAGGTGCTGACACGGTCTCCTCTGGCGTCTCTCGCTGGGGGTTCTGGGACTCTGGACGCGCGCAGGGCGCTGGGCTTTGGACCGCCGTCTGGCGCCCGAACCGGCCCTTGCCACTTGAGCCGCCCGCTTGGGCCTGCGCGCCGGCTCTCGTGTGTGCGCCCGGCTTGACCCGACCCGCGGTGCCGCCTCCGGTCTCTGGCTCACCCGAGGGCGGCGGGGCGAGGTGGTGCGTGGGTCTTCTACCCCGTGTGACTCCCCTTCCCCGCCGCAGGCACCCGGTGGTGGCTGAGACGACCCCACCCCGCAGGCTCCGTGCCACGTGTCAGGCGTTCTCCTCGCGGGGTCGTCGGCCACTCTTGCCCGagaatgcagagagagagagagaagggggggctGGGTGCCGGCTGAGGCTGAAGCAGGCTCCTCCGGTGAGGGTCCtcgccgtgcccctcccccctcgGGGCCCTCGTGGCCCCTGGCTCTCTGGAGTGACTGATCGATGTGGTGATGACGCGCTCTCCTGGGCCGGGCCTTAAGTCGCGCCAGACGAGGGACGGACGTTCTTGGTGAACGGGACCGCTCTTCTCGTTCTGTCCGCGGGCCCCTCGCCTCTCTTGTCACGCCCTGCCGGCCTGCCGAGGGGTGTGTgggaggcaggggtggtggtCTCCGGCCCTGACCTGCGGTCTCCCGCCTCCTGCCTCACGGCGTGGGCGGGGCCGTGGTCCTCGGACGCAGCAGACGCTCTCGCTTCGCCTCCTCGGCGTGTGCCTCGCGGGCGGTCCTCCCCGCGTCGGTGGGGGCCGTCCCGCCGCTGCGCCGCGCGCCCGCTGCCGGCGCGTGAGCGTGACTTGCTCGGTCCTCTGTGGTGCCCCTGGAGCGCTCCAGGTCGTCCCTCAGGCGCGCGAGGCCGAGCGGTGGTGTCGTTCCCTTTTCCCAGCGTGCTCCTCGGGGTCTCCGCCGCGGTGGTGTGTCCCGTGAGTGGCTCTCTTGGGGGGGTCGAGACGGTAAAGGGCGCGGGGGCTtgcctctgtttctctgcctCGGTGTGGGGGACGGGGGCCTGCCGCCTCGTCGCCATCGCCCTCCCACGGTGTGCCGTGGGGGGACTGACTTCGTGGCCGGGCCGACGCCGCGTGTGCCGCCGCCCcccacttgtgtgtgtgtggggagtcgCACGCGGGCGTGGGTGCGATCGTGTTGGGCCGGGGCCTGCGAGAAGGGGGGCGTCTGTCGCGCTTCTCGGGCGTGCTCCCCCCCTTCCGGAGCCCGGTGGACGAGCCTGGGGGGTCGGCAGAGGTTGTGCCCCCGAGACTGTGGCCGCGAACGCTCCAGTGGGCCGTGTGCTTACCCATACCGcagacccccccccacccctcccacggCCAGTCGTGGACTTGGTGGCTCGTGGAGCGCCTCCGTGGGCCCGAAGGGCAGAGACGATGGGTGGGGGATGACGCACCCTCGGTGAGAAAAGCCTTCTCTAGCGATCCGAGAGGGAGCCTTGGGGTACCGGACCCCCCAGCCGCTGCCCCTCCCAAGCGTGCGGTGGCCACGGTGGCCACCGCCAGAGCCACGTGGGCGGCAGAGGCCCTCGCCCTCGCGGGAGGGCTTGCGCCGGCCCCGCGGTGGGGCCGAGCGCCGCTCTTTGCCTACCGCGGCCCGCGCCTCCCCCCTCTGAGTCGGGGGAGGGTCCCGCCAGGCCGGTGTCCGGCGCGTGGCCGTGTGTGCGCGTGTTGCGTGCGCGTGCGGTGACCGGCGGTGGCGAGCCCGAGGTGGGGTTCGGGGACGCACGGACGTCCCGACTCCCCAGTCCCGCAGCCGCGAGGAGCCCGTCGCGCCTGCCCTCGCCGCGAGTCGCGGCCGGGGGCGGTGTGTGGGCACGGTGCGGGTCGCCTCGCCTCGGGAGCGTTTCCCTGGGGCGCGAGCCCCGGGGGTCGGACTCAGATGAAGGCGGATGTGGCGAGGACGGAGGAGGTTGAGTTTGGGCGGACGGGTCCCTCCGTGTCACGCGGGGGGAAACCGTCGCACACGGGCCCCGGCGGCGGGGCCGGGTCGTGGGAGACCCCAGGGTGGCCGGGGCCGGCCGGCGTCCCAGGCGTCGTGGGACCGCCCTCGTGTGTGTGGCGGTGGGACCCCGCGCTTGTTTCCCTGGCGGGCCCGGTCGTGCCTCGGCCCTTCCTGTCCCTGGGCGGGCGCCCCTGCGCCCCTGCCCCGCGGCCCTCGccgctgtgtgtgtgcgtgccgcCCCCTCCCCGTGGCCGCCGGCCctccccggcccccagccctccGTGCCCCCTTCCCCGTCTGGGATCGAGCCGGCCTCGCCCACGTGAGGGTGTCGCCCGCCCCGGCCGCCGCGGCCGGCGGCGTCCCCGGGTGGAGTGCTCA
This window of the Orcinus orca chromosome 14, mOrcOrc1.1, whole genome shotgun sequence genome carries:
- the LOC125961080 gene encoding collagen alpha-1(I) chain-like; protein product: MGFNGLPAPAGVGGAARNLGGPGAGPRAPAGRSGGRPARARSPALTRSHGRGAAGARAEARPPLTSPPARRERGAAGTAAGPRRPAGVPTTRARASAPGRGAARQGDGRRSPQPRPTRNDAGGRAAAAAAADHGAAPRQAREAKHTGTRPGGRQTRRTGRMDGRETGPTRRGWLGRRRGGAATTSRKTWRAGADARRREGGPGAHPKGTDASRPPGHDTGSHRQRPPAQGRSRGTQDADWPPRPPTRAPPLAGLAPTTAKHPRAAASPATTTLSRAHTGRPTCPATRLRRRARLPRLRDRKRSRGEATRTVPTHRPRPRLAARAGATGSSRLRDWGVGTSVRPRTPPRARHRRSPHAHATRAHTATRRTPAWRDPPPTQRGEARAAVGKERRSAPPRGRRKPSREGEGLCRPRGSGGGHRGHRTLGRGSGWGVRYPKAPSRIAREGFSHRGCVIPHPSSLPFGPTEALHEPPSPRLAVGGVGGGLRYGPRPNTIAPTPACDSPHTHKWGAAAHAASARPRKSHSRDTPPRRRPRGARWEKGTTPPLGLARLRDDLERSRGTTEDRASHAHAPAAGARRSGGTAPTDAGRTAREAHAEEAKRERLLRPRTTAPPTP